In Camelina sativa cultivar DH55 chromosome 16, Cs, whole genome shotgun sequence, a single window of DNA contains:
- the LOC104754061 gene encoding 30S ribosomal protein S17, chloroplastic-like produces the protein MTSLTSSLQALKLSSPFAHGSTPLSSLSKPNSFPNPRMPALVPVIRAMKTMQGRVVCATNDKTVAVEVVRLAPHPKYKRRVRMKKKXKPPKLGFTIRPILL, from the coding sequence ATGACGTCCCTAACCTCATCTCTGCAAGCTCTGAAGCTTTCGTCTCCCTTCGCCCATGGCTCCACTCCTCTCTCTTCCCTATCTAAGCCCAATTCGTTCCCGAACCCTAGAATGCCGGCTTTAGTTCCGGTCATCAGAGCGATGAAAACGATGCAGGGGCGCGTGGTGTGCGCAACCAACGACAAGACTGTGGCGGTGGAGGTGGTGAGGCTGGCTCCCCACCCAAAGTACAAGAGGCgagtgaggatgaagaagaagtNAAAACCCCCCAAATTAGGCTTTACAATTAGGCCCATTTTACTGTAA
- the LOC104752548 gene encoding 30S ribosomal protein S17, chloroplastic, whose product MTSLTSSLQALKLSSPFAHGSTPLSSLSKPNSFPNPRMPALVPVIRAMKTMQGRVVCATNDKTVAVEVVRLAPHPKYKRRVRMKKKYQAHDPDNQFKVGDVVRLEKSRPISKTKSFVALPVVARKSGAVAGGDGLLGIPLESQQPAA is encoded by the coding sequence ATGACGTCCCTAACCTCATCTCTGCAAGCTCTGAAGCTTTCGTCTCCCTTCGCCCATGGCTCCACTCCTCTCTCTTCCCTATCTAAGCCCAATTCGTTCCCGAACCCTAGAATGCCGGCTTTAGTTCCGGTCATCAGAGCGATGAAAACGATGCAGGGGCGCGTGGTGTGCGCAACCAACGACAAGACTGTGGCGGTGGAGGTGGTGAGGCTGGCTCCCCACCCAAAGTACAAGAGGCgagtgaggatgaagaagaagtaccAAGCTCATGACCCTGATAATCAGTTCAAGGTGGGCGACGTTGTGAGGCTGGAAAAGAGCAGACCTATCAGTAAGACCAAATCATTTGTGGCGCTCCCTGTCGTCGCCAGGAAATCCGGAGCCGTAGCCGGAGGAGATGGCCTCCTTGGCATTCCCTTGGAGTCTCAGCAGCCTGCTGCTTAG
- the LOC104752541 gene encoding uncharacterized protein LOC104752541, whose amino-acid sequence MFDGLFKPKFYTKCKSLVKITKTRVDTVKRKKNSVCKYLKNDIVDLLKNSLDYNAYGRAEGLIEEKRRLACYELLEQFCNCVASNVSLLQKSNGCPDECREAISSLVYAAARVSEVPELRDLRSLFAERYGNTLEQFVNPEFVERFKAEPPSKEMKVELLREIAREHSIKWDAKSLEQRLYTAATPPHMETEQANPKSNDTRTSTENRISLSSFDDTNKSMSTSEEDSMSTSGSCVTGPEEDQETKPFYYRFIMPPAPYKIEKQESLPEKMTKSDLMAEDNDSPRGGKPKPRSVRRRFANPPPEADEEALKQSKNMRSESMEKASGDGIRRMSRRTASWQLKHSSSVPDFDEVAARVDALSRN is encoded by the exons ATGTTTGATGGGCTGTTTAAACCCAAATTCTATACGAAATG CAAGTCGTTGGTCAAGATAACCAAGACAAGAGTAGACACcgtgaagagaaagaaaaactcGGTTTGCAAATATCTCAAGAACGACATTGTCGATCTTCTCAAGAACAGCCTCGATTACAATGCTTATGGCAGG GCAGAAGGGCTTATTGAGGAGAAAAGGAGGCTGGCTTGTTATGAATTGTTGGAGCAGTTCTGCAACTGTGTTGCATCCAATGTCTCTCTCTTACAGAAATccaa TGGGTGCCCTGACGAGTGTCGCGAGGCCATCTCCTCCCTTGTATATGCGGCCGCTAGAGTCTCTGAAGTGCCTGAGCTACGCGACCTCAGGTCTTTATTTGCTGAGAGATACGGGAATACTCTTGAACAGTTTGTGAATCCTGAG TTTGTAGAGAGATTCAAAGCAGAGCCACCGTCAAAGGAAATGAAAGTGGAGCTGCTGAGGGAAATAGCCAGAGAACACTCCATTAAATGGGATGCCAAGTCTTTAGAGCAGAGGTTGTACACTGCAGCAACACCTCCTCAc ATGGAAACTGAACAAGCAAACCCAAAGAGCAACGACACAAGAACAAGCACGGAAAACAGAATCAGCCTTTCCTCTTTCGATGACACCAACAAGTCCATGAGTACAAGCGAAGAAGACTCAATGAGTACAAGCGGGAGTTGTGTAACTGGCCCTGAGGAGGATCAAGAAACGAAACCATTCTACTACAGATTCATCATGCCGCCTGCCCCttacaaaatagaaaaacagGAAAGCCTTCCGGAGAAGATGACCAAATCTGACCTCATGGCCGAGGACAATG ATTCACCGAGAGGCGGTAAACCGAAGCCGAGATCAGTGAGACGAAGATTCGCAAACCCGCCCCCAGAAGCAGATGAGGAAGCATTGAAGCAGAGCAAGAACATGAGATCAGAGTCGATGGAGAAAGCAAGCGGAGATGGGATAAGAAGGATGAGTCGTCGAACAGCCTCGTGGCAGCTTAAGCATTCCTCCAGTGTCCCAGATTTTGATGAGGTCGCCGCCCGCGTCGATGCTCTCTCAcgaaattga
- the LOC104752544 gene encoding mitochondrial arginine transporter BAC2-like — protein MDFWPEFMASSWGREFVAGGFGGVAGIVSGYPLDTLRIRQQHSSKSGSAFTILRRMLAVEGPTSLYRGMGAPLASVTFQNAMVFQIYAILSRSFDSSLPLDEPPSYTGVALGGIGTGAVQSLLLTPVELIKIRLQLQQTNSGPVSLAKTILRTQGLRGIYKGLTITVLRDAPAHGLYFWTYEYFRERLHPGCRKTGDENLTTMLLAGGLAGVASWVACYPLDVVKTRLQQGHGAYHGISDCFRKSVQQEGYSVLWRGLGTAVARAFVVNGAIFAAYEVALRCFPSAHVAPGKRV, from the exons ATGGATTTCTGGCCGGAGTTTATGGCGAGCAGCTGGGGGAGAGAGTTCGTCGCCGGTGGTTTCGGAGGCGTGGCCGGGATCGTCTCCGGATACCCCTTGGACACCCTGAGGATTCGGCAACAACATAGCTCCAAATCGGGATCTGCCTTCACCATTCTCCGCCGTATGCTCGCCGTCGAGGGTCCCACCTCCCTCTACAGAGGCATGGGTGCCCCCTTGGCCTCCGTCACTTTTCAg AATGCTATGGTATTCCAGATATACGCCATACTCTCTCGCTCCTTTGattcctctcttcctcttgaCGAACCTCCTTCTTACACTGGCGTTGCTCTTGGTGGTATCGGCACCGGTGCTGTCCAGAGCCTCTTGCTCACCCCTGTCGAGCTCATCAAGATTCGTCTCCAGCTACAGCAGACCAACTCTGGTCCCGTCAGCTTAGCCAAGACCATCCTTCGGACCCAAGGTCTTAGGGGTATTTACAAAGGCCTCACCATTACCGTCCTCAGAGATGCTCCCGCTCATGGCCTCTACTTCTGGACCTATGAGTACTTCAGGGAAAGGCTTCATCCCGGCTGCAGAAAGACTGGAGACGAAAACCTCACCACCATGTTGCTCGCTGGTGGTCTTGCTGGTGTTGCCAGCTGGGTTGCTTGTTATCCTCTTGATGTCGTCAAGACCAGACTCCAACAAGGCCACGGTGCTTACCACGGCATTTCTGATTGTTTTCGCAAGAGCGTCCAACAGGAAGGCTATAGCGTTCTCTGGCGTGGCCTCGGCACTGCTGTTGCCAGGGCCTTTGTTGTCAACGGTGCTATTTTTGCTGCTTATGAGGTTGCCTTGAGGTGTTTCCCATCCGCCCATGTTGCCCCAGGAAAGCGAGTCTAA
- the LOC104752545 gene encoding la protein 2-like isoform X2, with the protein MGLSLERKIGPTKCMDGPSNVWMGLLMYQRSNPFSSVNVLSSLPLLRLLFRLQQAAMASFNEETARKLLTQVEFYFSDSNLPRDDFLNREVTKSKDGLVSLRLVCSFSRMRNLLGLGNNIKREDIPLRILEDVATLLRTSHFLKVSNNGLRIGRGTKLTKPEEVLEQVHRRTLAASPFEYSIKMDDVASFFSQYAKVNSVRLPHHIADKRHFCGTALVEFSSEQDTEFILRQSLVYAGADLVLIPKSDFDCQRDNLIKLLGISGSSPRDTSHNEFGIGQLVKFTLKWIASGENITNKEKPRTLNINIREKEDKETCIAERLEETDRKKEGGKERVNTADQLAVPPWNTSDSLGSEVLKDVFQRFGSVKHIEYSRGLDSGYVCFIDSETATKARAAAEFVGGLVVKNNFSIALEAVNGEIERELWKRLSSAEPEGEGKEGDIKEKGKDFESAQPIKKARKEP; encoded by the exons ATGGGCTTATCTCTCGAACGGAAGATTGGGCCTACCAAATGCATGGATGGGCCTAGCAATGTATGGATGGGCCTATTAATGTATCAGAGATCCAACCCTTTCAGTTCAGTAAACGTCCtctcctctcttcctcttctccggCTTCTCTTCCGATTGCAGCAGGCAGCTATGGCTTCCTTCAACGAAGAAACCGCCAGGAAGTTGCTTACCCAG GTGGAGTTCTACTTCAGTGACAGTAATCTACCCAGAGATGATTTCCTCAACAGGGAAGTCACCAAGAGCAAAGATGGCC tggTTAGTCTGCGTCTGGTTTGTTCCTTCTCTCGTATGAGGAACCTCCTCGGCCTCGGTAACAACATCAAACGAGAAGACATCCCTCTCAGAATTTTGGAGGATGTAGCTACTCTCTTGCGCACCTCTCATTTTCTTAAAGTTTCCAACAATG GACTAAGGATCGGTAGAGGAACTAAACTCACCAAACCGGAAGAGGTGCTTGAACAAGTCCACAGAAGAACCCTTGCGGCTTCACCTTTTGAGTACAGCATTAAGATGGACGATGTagcatctttcttctctcaatacgccaag GTGAACAGTGTGAGGCTACCTCACCACATCGCAGATAAGCGACACTTTTGTGGCACTGCTTTGGTTGAATTCTCCTCTGAACAAGACACTGAATTTATTTTGAGGCAGAGTTTGGTCTATGCAGGCGCCGACTTAGTACTCATACCAAA GAGTGATTTTGACTGTCAAAGAGATAATCTAATCAAGCTACTCGGAATATCAGGCTCAAGTCCTAGAGATACCTCCCACAATGA ATTCGGCATAGGTCAGCTTGTTAAATTCACATTGAAATGGATAGCCAGTGGAGAAAATATAACGAACAAAG AAAAACCCAGGACTCTGAATATTAACATCAGAGAGAAGGAAGATAAGGAGACATGCATTGCAGAGAGGTTGGAAGAAACTGATAGAAAGAAGGAAGGTGGCAAGGAGAGAGTTAACACCGCTGATCAACTTGCTGTTCCCCCATGGAACACCAGTGATTCTCTTGGCTCTGAGGTTCTCAAGGATGTATTTCAAAGATTTGGCAGCGTTAAG CACATAGAATACTCTCGTGGATTGGATTCGGGTTACGTTTGTTTCATAGATTCAGAAACAGCAACGAAAGCCCGTGCAGCTGCGGAGTTTGTTGGAGGTTTAGTTGTAAAGAATAACTTCTCAATAGCCTTAGAAGCAGTGAATG GGGAGATCGAGAGAGAGTTGTGGAAAAGACTATCATCAGCTGAGCCGGAAGGAGAAGG GAAAGAAGGTGACATCAAGGAAAAAGGCAAAGATTTCGAATCCGCACAACCAATCAAGAAGGCACGAAAGGAGCcctag
- the LOC104752545 gene encoding la protein 2-like isoform X1 — translation MGLSLERKIGPTKCMDGPSNVWMGLLMYQRSNPFSSVNVLSSLPLLRLLFRLQQAAMASFNEETARKLLTQVEFYFSDSNLPRDDFLNREVTKSKDGLVSLRLVCSFSRMRNLLGLGNNIKREDIPLRILEDVATLLRTSHFLKVSNNGGLRIGRGTKLTKPEEVLEQVHRRTLAASPFEYSIKMDDVASFFSQYAKVNSVRLPHHIADKRHFCGTALVEFSSEQDTEFILRQSLVYAGADLVLIPKSDFDCQRDNLIKLLGISGSSPRDTSHNEFGIGQLVKFTLKWIASGENITNKEKPRTLNINIREKEDKETCIAERLEETDRKKEGGKERVNTADQLAVPPWNTSDSLGSEVLKDVFQRFGSVKHIEYSRGLDSGYVCFIDSETATKARAAAEFVGGLVVKNNFSIALEAVNGEIERELWKRLSSAEPEGEGKEGDIKEKGKDFESAQPIKKARKEP, via the exons ATGGGCTTATCTCTCGAACGGAAGATTGGGCCTACCAAATGCATGGATGGGCCTAGCAATGTATGGATGGGCCTATTAATGTATCAGAGATCCAACCCTTTCAGTTCAGTAAACGTCCtctcctctcttcctcttctccggCTTCTCTTCCGATTGCAGCAGGCAGCTATGGCTTCCTTCAACGAAGAAACCGCCAGGAAGTTGCTTACCCAG GTGGAGTTCTACTTCAGTGACAGTAATCTACCCAGAGATGATTTCCTCAACAGGGAAGTCACCAAGAGCAAAGATGGCC tggTTAGTCTGCGTCTGGTTTGTTCCTTCTCTCGTATGAGGAACCTCCTCGGCCTCGGTAACAACATCAAACGAGAAGACATCCCTCTCAGAATTTTGGAGGATGTAGCTACTCTCTTGCGCACCTCTCATTTTCTTAAAGTTTCCAACAATGGTG GACTAAGGATCGGTAGAGGAACTAAACTCACCAAACCGGAAGAGGTGCTTGAACAAGTCCACAGAAGAACCCTTGCGGCTTCACCTTTTGAGTACAGCATTAAGATGGACGATGTagcatctttcttctctcaatacgccaag GTGAACAGTGTGAGGCTACCTCACCACATCGCAGATAAGCGACACTTTTGTGGCACTGCTTTGGTTGAATTCTCCTCTGAACAAGACACTGAATTTATTTTGAGGCAGAGTTTGGTCTATGCAGGCGCCGACTTAGTACTCATACCAAA GAGTGATTTTGACTGTCAAAGAGATAATCTAATCAAGCTACTCGGAATATCAGGCTCAAGTCCTAGAGATACCTCCCACAATGA ATTCGGCATAGGTCAGCTTGTTAAATTCACATTGAAATGGATAGCCAGTGGAGAAAATATAACGAACAAAG AAAAACCCAGGACTCTGAATATTAACATCAGAGAGAAGGAAGATAAGGAGACATGCATTGCAGAGAGGTTGGAAGAAACTGATAGAAAGAAGGAAGGTGGCAAGGAGAGAGTTAACACCGCTGATCAACTTGCTGTTCCCCCATGGAACACCAGTGATTCTCTTGGCTCTGAGGTTCTCAAGGATGTATTTCAAAGATTTGGCAGCGTTAAG CACATAGAATACTCTCGTGGATTGGATTCGGGTTACGTTTGTTTCATAGATTCAGAAACAGCAACGAAAGCCCGTGCAGCTGCGGAGTTTGTTGGAGGTTTAGTTGTAAAGAATAACTTCTCAATAGCCTTAGAAGCAGTGAATG GGGAGATCGAGAGAGAGTTGTGGAAAAGACTATCATCAGCTGAGCCGGAAGGAGAAGG GAAAGAAGGTGACATCAAGGAAAAAGGCAAAGATTTCGAATCCGCACAACCAATCAAGAAGGCACGAAAGGAGCcctag
- the LOC104752547 gene encoding rop guanine nucleotide exchange factor 12, which yields MVRASEEEQESYRSRLFNFKWRNNENNNATRHAKSLSVETGLDEAATGSNEAEPLTIIHPSKGPPLLRSAADEAALAAALAREKQLLADMEQMKERFSKLLLGEDNSGGGKGVSSALALSNAITNIAASVFGEQRRLEPMPAERRARWRKEIDWLLSVTDYVVEFAPSQQKNKDGTNMEIMTTRQRTDLHMNIPALRKLDAMLIDCLENFKDQSEFTYVSKDSPDSDSKRNDEKWWIPTVKVPPDGLSEAARSFVQYQKDCVNQVLKAAMAINAQVLFEMEIPESYIDSLPKNGRASLGDQVYKNITVDFFDPDQFLNSMDMSSEHKIVDLKNRIEASIVIWKRKMVYKDSKSSAPWASGVSLEKREVFEERAETILLILKHRYPGISQSSLDISKIQFNKDVGQAVLESYSRILESLAYTVLSRIDDVLEADRAVNKRSTPIESEDETLVGSMTLSDFMGWDFDQAGQGNGDLESKKDVSDDPLVKEKLSVVTTKKTSYLETLGGVKSPTARH from the exons ATGGTTCGTGCATCAGAAGAAGAACAGGAAAGCTATAGGAGCAGGCTCTTTAATTTCAAATGGAGGAACAACGAAAACAACAATGCAACGAGACACGCCAAAAGTCTCAGCGTCGAGACAGGTCTAGATGAGGCTGCCACGGGGTCCAACGAGGCCGAACCGTTGACCATTATTCATCCTAGTAAGGGCCCGCCACTTTTAAGATCGGCTGCGGATGAAGCAGCGCTCGCCGCCGCACTGGCTAGAGAAAAGCAGCTTTTGGCAG ACATGGAGCAGATGAAAGAACGCTTCTCCAAGCTGTTGCTGGGAGAGGACAATTCCGGTGGAGGCAAAGGAGTATCCTCTGCTCTCGCCCTCTCAAACGCAATCACAAACATTGCAG CTTCCGTGTTTGGAGAGCAACGGCGTTTGGAGCCAATGCCTGCAGAGAGGAGAGCAAGATGGAGAAAAGAGATTGATTGGCTTCTCTCGGTGACCGACTACGTTGTGGAGTTTGCTCCTTCtcagcaaaaaaataaagatgggaCCAATATGGAG ATAATGACCACACGCCAACGTACTGACCTACACATGAACATCCCCGCATTGAGGAAACTGGACGCCATGCTCATC GATTGTCTAGAAAATTTCAAGGACCAAAGCGAGTTCACCTATGTTTCAAAAGACTCCCCTGACTCAGACAGTAAGAGAAACGACGAAAAATGGTGGATTCCGACAGTCAAAGTTCCGCCAGATGGTCTATCAGAAGCAGCTAGAAGTTTCGTGCAGTACCAGAAGGACTGTGTAAACCAGGTTCTAAAGGCAGCCATGGCCATCAACGCACAGGTTTTGTTCGAGATGGAAATACCTGAGAGCTACATCGACTCTCTCCCTAAG AACGGGAGGGCGAGTCTCGGGGATCAGGTGTACAAGAATATAACGGTGGACTTCTTTGACCCGGACCAGTTCCTGAACAGCATGGACATGTCCTCGGAGCACAAGATCGTCGACCTCAAAAACAGAATCGAGGCATCAATCGTTATATGGAAACGCAAAATGGTTTACAAAGACAGCAAGTCATCGGCACCATGGGCGTCCGGAGTGAGCCTGGAGAAGCGAGAGGTCTTCGAAGAGCGGGCTGAGACCATTTTGCTCATCCTAAAACATAGATACCCTGGGATTTCTCAGTCTTCACTTGACATCAGCAAGATCCAGTTCAACAAGGACGTGGGTCAAGCGGTGCTGGAGAGCTACTCGAGAATACTAGAGAGCTTGGCGTACACGGTGCTGTCGAGAATAGACGATGTTTTGGAGGCAGACAGAGCGGTGAACAAGAGGAGCACCCCGATTGAATCAGAGGACGAGACGCTGGTCGGGAGCATGACGCTGTCGGATTTCATGGGATGGGACTTCGATCAGGCCGGTCAGGGGAACGGCGACTTAGAGTCCAAGAAGGATGTATCGGATGATCCGTTGGTGAAGGAGAAGCTGAGCGTAGTGACCACAAAGAAGACCTCATACCTAGAAACCCTAGGCGGCGTCAAGAGTCCAACGGCCCGGCATTGA
- the LOC104752543 gene encoding LOW QUALITY PROTEIN: methyltransferase-like protein 22 (The sequence of the model RefSeq protein was modified relative to this genomic sequence to represent the inferred CDS: inserted 2 bases in 1 codon): MEDSDSEIDEVMSEIHLGCPPGTKKPFLSRFIFSLDSHLTVDKDGDLLLPRRNXXXXXXFTVTIQHSITSTLPLVGLQVWKAQLVLSEFVLHKTCTSSDFHGIVCLELGAGTGLLGILLARVAKAVFLTDHGDQILGNCANNVHINSSLFNPQTVVNVRELNWMSEWPIEAHCHCTIPDKYCWSSQDFEQVKNASFIFAADVIYSDDLTIALFSTLKRLMSFGCDKVLYLGLEKRYNFSLDDLNVVANGYACFRSYIKEDGLCKQEKGVFVGKRIDVTXIPQYMKDYDRGEDVELWEIKYVF, encoded by the exons ATGGAGGATTCAGATTCAGAGATTGATGAGGTGATGAGCGAGATTCACCTCGGTTGCCCACCGGGAACTAAGAAACCTTTTCTTTCCCGTTTCATCTTCTCCCTTGACAGTCATCTTACTGTTGATAAAGAcggagatcttcttcttcctaggCGCAAC NNNNNNNNNNNNNNNNNGTTTACTGTCACTATTCAGCATTCTATCACATCTACGCTCCCTCTTGTTGGTCTGCAG GTCTGGAAAGCACAACTTGTCTTATCAGAATTCGTGTTGCATAAGACGTGCACGTCATCTGACTTTCATGGCATTGTGTGTCTTGAACTCGGTGCTGGGACAG GGCTACTTGGTATTTTGCTTGCACGGGTCGCCAAGGCTGTTTTCCTTACTG ATCATGGAGACCAAATTCTCGGCAACTGTGCTAACAACGTCCATATCAACTCATCCTTGTTTAACCCCCAAACTGTGGTCAATGTTCGTGAGCTCAACTGGATGAGCGAATGGCCTATTGAAGCCCATTGCCACTGCACAATTCCGGATAA GTATTGTTGGAGCTCGCAGGACTTTGAACAAGTGAAAAATGCCAGCTTCATTTTCGCGGCAGATGTCATCTACAGCGATGATCTTACCATTGCACTATTTAGCACGTTAAAGAGGCTCATGTCATTCGGTTGTGACAAG GTGCTATATTTGGGACTGGAGAAACGATACAACTTCAGCCTGGATGATCTCAACGTAGTTGCCAATGGCTATGCCTGCTTTCGAAGCTACATCAAAGAAGATGGACTTT GTAAGCAAGAGAAGGGGGTTTTCGTGGGCAAGCGCATCGACGTCAC CATCCCTCAGTACATGAAAGATTACGATAGAGGAGAAGACGTTGAGCTCTGGGAgatcaaatatgtattttga
- the LOC104752546 gene encoding glyoxylate/hydroxypyruvate reductase A HPR2, with product MESIGVLMMCPMSSYLENELQKRFNLLRFWTSPEKSVFLETHRNSIRAVVGNAFAGADAQLINDLPKLEIVSSFSVGLDKIDLGICKDKGIRVTNTPDVLTEDVADLAIGLIIALLRRLCECDRYVRSGKWKQGDFKLTTKFSGKSVGIIGLGRIGTAIAKRAEAFSCPINYYSRTVKPDVAYKYYPTVVDLAKNSDILVVACPLSDETRHIVNRQVMDALGPKGVLINIGRGPHVDEQELVKALTEGRLGGAALDVFEKEPHVPEELFGLENVVLLPHVGSGTVETRNAMADLVVGNLEAHFSGKSLLTPVV from the exons ATGGAATCAATCGGAGTACTGATGATGTGCCCCATGTCTTCGTACCTCGAGAACGAGCTTCAGAAGCGCTTCAACCTTCTTCGCTTCTGGACTTCTCCTGAGAAATCCGTCTTCCTAGAAACACATCGGAACTCCATCCGCGCCGTCGTTGGAAATGCTTTTGCCGGCGCTGATGCTCAACTCATCAACGATCTTCCCAAGCTTGAGATTGTCTCCAGCTTCAGCGTCGGCCTAGACAAGATTGATCTAGGGATATGCAAAGATAAAGGGATCCGCGTCACCAACACTCCCGACGTCCTCACCGAAGACGTCGCAGATCTCGCGATTGGGCTTATCATCGCTCTCCTCCGACGGCTATGTGAGTGCGATCGCTATGTCCGGAGCGGAAAATGGAAGCAAGGTGACTTCAAACTCACCACtaag TTTAGTGGAAAATCCGTGGGCATCATTGGTCTAGGTAGAATTGGGACTGCCATTGCAAAGAGGGCTGAAGCTTTCAGCTGCCCAATCAATTACTACTCCAGAACAGTGAAGCCTGATGTAGCCTACAAGTATTATCCAACGGTGGTTGACCTCGCTAAAAACTCTGACATCCTCGTGGTGGCATGCCCGCTGTCAGACGAGACCAGACACATTGTCAACCGTCAGGTGATGGATGCCTTAGGACCAAAGGGTGTGCTGATAAACATAGGCCGTGGACCACATGTTGACGAGCAAGAGCTTGTAAAAGCTCTAACAGAAGGCCGCCTTGGTGGGGCTGCCCTGGACGTGTTTGAGAAAGAGCCGCACGTGCCCGAAGAGCTCTTTGGCCTTGAAAACGTCGTTCTCCTCCCTCACGTGGGAAGTGGCACTGTGGAGACTCGGAATGCCATGGCCGATCTTGTGGTGGGTAACTTGGAAGCACACTTTTCTGGCAAGTCACTTCTCACTCCGGTGGTCTGA